GATTGAAGTTAAGACCGTTATCGGTTACGGTTCTCCAAACAAGCAAGGAACTAATGCAGTTCACGGTGCGCCTCTTGGAGCAGAAGAAGCAGAAGCTACTCGTAAAGCCTTGGGCTGGGACTATGCGCCATTTGAGATTCCTGAGGAAGTCTATGCTGACTACCGTCAAAATGTGGCGGAGCGTGGTGCAGCAGCTTACGATGCTTGGAAACAGCTAGTAGAGGACTACAAGCAAGCCCATCCAGAATTGGCGGCAGAAGTAACAGCTATCATCGCTGGTCAAGATCCAGTAGAAATCAAACCAGAAGATTTCCCAGTACTTGAAAATGGCTTCTCTCAAGCGACTCGTAATTCTAGTCAGGATGCCCTCAATGCAGCAGCTAAGGTGCTTCCGACTTTCCTCGGCGGTTCTGCTGACTTGGCTCACTCCAATATGACCTACATCAAGGAAGACGGCTTGCAGGATGATGCCCACCGTCTCAACCGCAATATCCAATTTGGTGTGCGCGAGTTTGCTATGGGAACAATTCTAAACGGTATGGCACTTCATGGTGGTCTTCGCGTTTACGGTGGTACCTTCTTCGTCTTCTCAGACTATGTCAAGGCAGCTGTCCGTTTGTCTGCCCTTCAAGGTTTGCCAGTGACTTATGTCTTCACACACGATTCTATTGCAGTTGGTGAAGATGGCCCAACTCATGAGCCGATTGAGCACTTGGCTGGTCTGCGTGCCATTCCAAACCTGACTGTTTTCCGCCCAGCAGATGCGCGTGAAACTCAGGCAGCTTGGTACTTGGCCCTTAAGAGCCAATCCACTCCGACTGCTCTGGTCTTGACCCGTCAAAATCTAACAGTTGAAGAAGGAACAAACTTTGACAAGGTAGCTAAAGGTGCTTATGTGGTCTACGAAACAGGAGCAGATTTCGATACCATCTTGCTGGCTTCTGGTTCTGAGGTTAATTTGGCTGTTGCAGCTGCTAAAGCACTTGCAGCAGAAGGTGCTAAAATCCGCGTGGTTAGCGTGCCATCAACAGAGCTTTTTGATGCTCAAGATGCAGCCTACAAAGAAGAAATTCTGCCAAATGCAGTTCGTCGCCGTGTAGCGATTGAGATGGCAGCTAGCCAGCCTTGGTACAAGTATGTCGGTCTGGACGGTGCAGTTATCGGAATCGACCAGTTTGGTGCATCTGCTCCAGCAGGTAAGGTGCTGGAAGAATACGGCTTTACAGTTGAACACGTAGCAAAAGTTGTTAAAAATCTTAAATAAAAAGACATAAAATCAGGGTGCCGGTCACCCTGATTTTTGCTTTTAAAAAAATGTCGTTAGGTTAATCATGCTTCATCCGACTTGAGACGGACTTTGCTTGAAAAGTCAGAATCGTCTTGTAAAAATAAGGGAAATCTGCTATAGTAGTTCATATATGACATTCGAAGGAGAAAAGATATGAATCCAACTATGCTTATTGTATTTGCGGTTGTACTGGTAGGGATGACCTATTTCCAAATGCGTACTCAAAAGAAACAGGCTCAGCAGCGTATGGAAAGTCTTAACAAGCTGCAAAAGGGTTATGAAGTCATTACCATTGGCGGTTTATACGGAACAGTAGATGAAGTGGACACAGACAAGAAAACAGTTGTTCTGGATGTGGACGGTGTTTACCTGACCTTTGAACTGACAGCTATTAAAACTGTACTGCCATTGACTGAGGGCACTCCCGCTATTGCTGGCGGTGAAGGAAGTGTTGATGTTCCCGAGGAAGAATCAGCGATTGAAGAGTAAAGAAATAAACAGCTTGCGGGCTGTTTTTTTTGTTTTGACTCATGTGGCTAGGAGGTGTCTAGTTTCAAGCCTATTCGCCTCGCAGTTTGGACAGGCTGGGTGAGTTTGGATTCTCTGGTTGACATTCTGTCCTTATTTTATATCCTCGGGTTTGAAAAAGCGGATGAATTGCCCACATTCCAAGGATTTATGATATAATGAACTGACAAAACTTTAAATAGGATAAAAAGTATGTTTAGTTTTAAGAAAAAAGAAAAGCTGAACGCACCGCTGAATGTTCCAAAACACATTGCTGTCATTATGGACGGCAATGGCCGTTGGGCAAAAAAAAGGATGCAGCCGCGCGTGTTCGGCCATAAGGCTGGCATGGAAACCCTGCAAAAGGTGACGATTGCTGCCAAGGAAATGGGTGTTCAGGTCTTGACTGTCTATGCCTTTTCAACGGAAAATTGGTCTCGGCCGGAAAAGGAAGTTTCCTTTATCATGAATCTGCCGGTTGAATTTTACGACCGCTATGTGCCGGAGCTGCACAAGAACAATGTAAAAATCCAGATGATTGGTGATACGGCTAAGCTTCCTAAGCCGACATTTGAAGCTATGGAAAAGGCTGAAAGTCTGACCAAGCTCAATACAGGTTTGATTCTCAACTTTGCCCTAAACTACGGTGGTCGATATGAGATCAATCAGGCTGTTAAAGAGATTGCTCAGGATGTTCTGGATGCCAAACTCAGTCCTGGCGACATTACTGAGGAAGTCATTGGCAACTACCTCTATACCAGCAATTTGCCTAAGATGCTGCGCGATCCGGATCTGGTGATTCGGACCAGTGGAGAGCTGCGTCTCAGCAATTTTCTGCCTTGGCAGTCAGCCTACAGTGAGCTGTATTTTACGGATGTTCTCTGGCCTGACTTTGATGAGAAGGCTTTGAAGGCTGCAATTGCAGAATACAGCCGTCGGAATCGACGTTTTGGCGGTGTTTAAGGGAGAAAGTAAAAAAGTATGAGTAAAAATTTACAAAAACGTCTAATCTTTGGAGGAATCGCTCTTGCTATTTTTATTCCTCTGGTATTGACTGGAGGAGTTATCTTTCAGATTTTTGTAGGGCTGTTGGCTATGCTGGCGGTGCATGAATTTCTCCAAATGAAAGGCCTGCCAACAGCGACCATCGAAGGTGTCTTGGCCATGCTGGCAGCCTTTGTCCTGACCCTGCCCTTGGAGAACTATCTGAAGTTTCTGCCAGTGGATGGCAATGTCGTGGCCTATGGCTTGGTCGTCTTCCTTCTGCTGATCTCGACTGTCCTAGGTTCCAACTACACTTTTGAAGATGCGGCTTATCCGATTACAGCGAGTTTTTATGTCGGTCTTGGCTTTAATGCCTTGATTGATGCCCGCTTGATGAATATTGACAAGGTCCTGCTAGCTCTCTTTATCGTCTGGGCCACTGACAGTGGAGCTTATCTGGCCGGAGTGCGTTTTGGTAAAAGAAAGCTGGCGCCGAGAGTTTCTCCTAATAAGACTATTGAAGGAAGCCTAGGCGGCATTCTATCAGCTGTTCTAGTGACTGGAATCTTTATGTTGGTTCGACCGCAAGTGTACGCTACTTATAATGCCCTCGTCTTTTTGATTCTGGCAGTGCTCTTTAGTATTGCAGGCCAGCTGGGTGATTTGGTCGAAAGCTCAATCAAGCGCCATTTCGGGGTCAAGGATTCTGGTAAATTCATTCCTGGTCACGGCGGTGTCTTGGATCGCTTTGACAGCCTTCTCTTCGTCTTTCCGCTGATGCATTTTTTCGGCTTGTTCTAAGACAGTCGAGCATAGCTGAAAGTAAGGGACGGTAGGTTTGTCCAAAGACCGCACAATCTGAGAAGGAACTAGGATTTAGAGCTCAAAATTTTGAGTTGAGCTTGTAACCTATTTTCAAAAGTGTCAGCTATGCAGGGGCGGAAAGCTCGGTATTTGGCCGTTTTCTGCTCCTTCTTTGATTTAAAGAAAAAATATGATTTCTAGGAAAGGTAAAATATAGAAGTCCATGCAGTTTATAACCTTTATTATTATTTTTGGGATCATTGTGGTGGTCCATGAGTTCGGACACTTCTACTTTGCGAAGAAGTCCGGCATTTTGGTCAGAGAGTTCGCTATCGGTATGGGACCCAAGATTTTCTCCCATATTGGCAAGGATGGGACGGCCTATACGATTCGGATTTTACCCTTGGGGGGCTATGTGCGCATGGCCGGCTGGGGGGAAGATTCCACTGACATTAAGGTGGGGACACCGGCTAGTCTGACCTTGGATGCAGAGGGCAAGGTGGTTCGCATCAATCTCTCTGGCAAAAAGGTTGACCAGACAGCTCTGCCCATGAATGTGACTGGCTTTGACTTTGAGGAAAAGCTGGAAATCACAGGTCTAGTCCTTGACGAGCTCAAGACTTATGCAGTAGATCATGATGCAACGATTGTTGAAGAAGACGGCACTGAGGTGCGGATTGCACCGCTGGATGTTCAGTATCAGAATGCTAGTATCTGGGGTCGTCTCATTACCAACTTTGCTGGGCCTATGAATAACTTCATCCTGAGCGTGCTGGTATTTATGCTACTAGCCTTTGTTCAGGGCGGCGTTCGTGATGAGAACAGCAATCATTTTCAAGTCATGGATGGTAGTGCTATAGCAGCTGCTGGGGTTCAAAATAAGGACCAAATCCTTAAAATTAATGACTATAAGATTAGCAACTGGGCGGATCTAACCAGCGCTCTGGCGAAAATCACAGCCAAGAGCAAGGAAGCGCCGACCTTGTCTGTTACCTACAAACACGGCAGCGAAACGAAAGAGATTACCGTACAGCCTAAAAAAGACGGCAATCGCTATCTTCTGGGTGTATCCCCAACAGTCAAGACAGGCTTTTGGGACAAGGTCATTGGCGGCTTTACTGCAGCTTGGTCTACCACGGTTCGCATTTTGTCAGCTCTGAAAGATATCATCTTCAACTTCAATATCAATAAGCTGGGCGGTCCGGTCGCTATTTACAATTTCAGTAGCCAGGCAGCCGAGCAAGGTTTGCCAGCAGTCCTTAGTCTTTTGGCCATGCTGTCGCTCAATATCGGTATTTTCAACCTGATTCCCATTCCAGCCTTGGACGGCGGAAAAATCGTCCTCAATATTCTGGAGGCTATCCGCAGAAAACCTCTGAAAAGAGAAACTGAGACCTATATCACTCTGTCTGGAGTGGCTATTATGGTCATCCTAATGATTGCCGTTACCTGGAACGATATTATGAAATTATTCTTCTAAGAGCCCGAAGCTCATAGAGCTATGAAAAAGAAATTATTCAATGAAAGTCAAGGAGTTTTGTTTTTATGAAACAAAGTAAAATGTTAATTCCAACTCTGCGTGAGATGCCTAGCGATGCTCAAGTTATCAGCCACGCTCTCATGCTACGGGCTGGCTATGTCCGTCAGGTTTCAGCCGGAGTTTATTCTTATCTGCCGCTGGCTAATCGTGTGATTGAAAAAGCAAAAAAAATCATGCGAGAAGAGTTTGACAAGATTGGTGCAGTAGAGATGCTGGCGCCAGCCCTGCTCAGTGCAGACCTCTGGCGCGAGTCTGGCCGTTATGAGACCTACGGTGAAGACCTCTACAAACTGAAAAATCGTGAGAAATCAGACTTTATCCTAGGGCCAACCCACGAGGAAACCTTTACAGCTATCGTCCGTGATTCGGTTAAATCCTATAAACAGCTGCCGCTCAATCTCTATCAGATTCAGCCTAAATACCGCGATGAAAAGCGTCCTCGTAACGGACTCTTGCGGACGCGTGAGTTTATCATGAAAGATGCCTACAGTTTCCACGCTAACTATGACAGCTTGGATGCGGCTTATGATGAATACAAGTCTGCCTATGAAAAAATCTTTACCCGCAGCGAGCTAGATTTCAAAGCCATTATCGGTGATGGCGGTGCTATGGGGGGCAAGGACAGTCAGGAATTCATGGCCATTACGCCAGACCGGACGGATTTGAACCGCTGGGTTGTCTTGGACAAGTCTGTAGCCAGCTTTGATGAAATTCCTGAGGATGTTCAGGAAGCTATTCGGACAGAATTGACCAGCTGGATGGTATCTGGTGAGGATACCATTGCCTACTCCAGTGAGTCCAGCTATGCTGCCAACCTTGAAATGGCGACGGATGAATACAAGCCTGCAGGACGTGTCGTGACTGAGGAAGAAGTTGCCCGCGTTTCAACGCCTGACTGCAAGACAATTGACGAAGTTGCTGCCTTCCTTGGACTGGATGAAAGCCAGACAATTAAGACCTTGGTTTACATGGCTGACGAGTCTCCTGTCGTAGCACTTCTGGTCGGCAATGACCAGCTTAATGAAGTCAAGCTGAAAAATCATTTGGCAGCGGATTTCTTTGACGTAGCTAGTGAAGATGAAGTCCGTCAGCTCCTAGGAGCAGGATTTGGCTCACTAGGGCCAGTCAATCTGCCAGAAGGCGTGAGAATCATCGCTGACCGCAAGGTGCAAGACCTGGCTAACGCTGTAGTGGGTGCTAACGAAGATGGTTATCACTTGACTGGTGTCAATCCAGGCCGTGATTTTACCGCTGAATATGTAGATATCCGTGAGGTTCGTGAAGGTGAAATTTCACCGGACGGCCAAGGTGTCCTCAAGTTTGCTCGTGGGATTGAGATTGGACACATCTTCAAGTTGGGAACTCGTTACTCTGACAGCATGAACGCCAATGTCTTGGACGAAAATGGCCGAGCAGTACCGATGATTATGGGTTGTTACGGTATAGGCGTCAGCCGTCTCCTGTCTGCTGTTATGGAGCAGCATGCCCGTCTCTTTGTCAATAAAACTCCTAAGGGTGAATTCCGCTATGCTTGGGGCATCAACTTCCCTAAAGAGCTAGCACCATTTGATGTGCACTTGATTCCGGTCAATGTCAAGGATGAGGAAGCCTTGGCGCTAACTGACCAAATCGAGGCTAATTTGCTAAGT
This window of the Streptococcus sanguinis genome carries:
- the tkt gene encoding transketolase yields the protein MSQLSVNAIRFLGIDAIEKSKSGHPGVVMGAAPMAYDLFTKQLRINPEEPNWINRDRFVLSAGHGSMLLYALLHLSGFKDVSMDEIKNFRQWGSKTPGHPEFGHTAGVDATTGPLGQGISTATGFAQAERFLAAKYNREGYPIFDHYTYVICGDGDLMEGVSAEAASYAGLQKLDKLVVLYDSNDINLDGETKDSFTEDVRARYKAYGWHTALVEDGTDLAAIDAAINEAKASGKPSLIEVKTVIGYGSPNKQGTNAVHGAPLGAEEAEATRKALGWDYAPFEIPEEVYADYRQNVAERGAAAYDAWKQLVEDYKQAHPELAAEVTAIIAGQDPVEIKPEDFPVLENGFSQATRNSSQDALNAAAKVLPTFLGGSADLAHSNMTYIKEDGLQDDAHRLNRNIQFGVREFAMGTILNGMALHGGLRVYGGTFFVFSDYVKAAVRLSALQGLPVTYVFTHDSIAVGEDGPTHEPIEHLAGLRAIPNLTVFRPADARETQAAWYLALKSQSTPTALVLTRQNLTVEEGTNFDKVAKGAYVVYETGADFDTILLASGSEVNLAVAAAKALAAEGAKIRVVSVPSTELFDAQDAAYKEEILPNAVRRRVAIEMAASQPWYKYVGLDGAVIGIDQFGASAPAGKVLEEYGFTVEHVAKVVKNLK
- the yajC gene encoding preprotein translocase subunit YajC encodes the protein MNPTMLIVFAVVLVGMTYFQMRTQKKQAQQRMESLNKLQKGYEVITIGGLYGTVDEVDTDKKTVVLDVDGVYLTFELTAIKTVLPLTEGTPAIAGGEGSVDVPEEESAIEE
- a CDS encoding isoprenyl transferase, with amino-acid sequence MFSFKKKEKLNAPLNVPKHIAVIMDGNGRWAKKRMQPRVFGHKAGMETLQKVTIAAKEMGVQVLTVYAFSTENWSRPEKEVSFIMNLPVEFYDRYVPELHKNNVKIQMIGDTAKLPKPTFEAMEKAESLTKLNTGLILNFALNYGGRYEINQAVKEIAQDVLDAKLSPGDITEEVIGNYLYTSNLPKMLRDPDLVIRTSGELRLSNFLPWQSAYSELYFTDVLWPDFDEKALKAAIAEYSRRNRRFGGV
- a CDS encoding phosphatidate cytidylyltransferase encodes the protein MSKNLQKRLIFGGIALAIFIPLVLTGGVIFQIFVGLLAMLAVHEFLQMKGLPTATIEGVLAMLAAFVLTLPLENYLKFLPVDGNVVAYGLVVFLLLISTVLGSNYTFEDAAYPITASFYVGLGFNALIDARLMNIDKVLLALFIVWATDSGAYLAGVRFGKRKLAPRVSPNKTIEGSLGGILSAVLVTGIFMLVRPQVYATYNALVFLILAVLFSIAGQLGDLVESSIKRHFGVKDSGKFIPGHGGVLDRFDSLLFVFPLMHFFGLF
- the rseP gene encoding RIP metalloprotease RseP — encoded protein: MQFITFIIIFGIIVVVHEFGHFYFAKKSGILVREFAIGMGPKIFSHIGKDGTAYTIRILPLGGYVRMAGWGEDSTDIKVGTPASLTLDAEGKVVRINLSGKKVDQTALPMNVTGFDFEEKLEITGLVLDELKTYAVDHDATIVEEDGTEVRIAPLDVQYQNASIWGRLITNFAGPMNNFILSVLVFMLLAFVQGGVRDENSNHFQVMDGSAIAAAGVQNKDQILKINDYKISNWADLTSALAKITAKSKEAPTLSVTYKHGSETKEITVQPKKDGNRYLLGVSPTVKTGFWDKVIGGFTAAWSTTVRILSALKDIIFNFNINKLGGPVAIYNFSSQAAEQGLPAVLSLLAMLSLNIGIFNLIPIPALDGGKIVLNILEAIRRKPLKRETETYITLSGVAIMVILMIAVTWNDIMKLFF
- a CDS encoding proline--tRNA ligase; this encodes MKQSKMLIPTLREMPSDAQVISHALMLRAGYVRQVSAGVYSYLPLANRVIEKAKKIMREEFDKIGAVEMLAPALLSADLWRESGRYETYGEDLYKLKNREKSDFILGPTHEETFTAIVRDSVKSYKQLPLNLYQIQPKYRDEKRPRNGLLRTREFIMKDAYSFHANYDSLDAAYDEYKSAYEKIFTRSELDFKAIIGDGGAMGGKDSQEFMAITPDRTDLNRWVVLDKSVASFDEIPEDVQEAIRTELTSWMVSGEDTIAYSSESSYAANLEMATDEYKPAGRVVTEEEVARVSTPDCKTIDEVAAFLGLDESQTIKTLVYMADESPVVALLVGNDQLNEVKLKNHLAADFFDVASEDEVRQLLGAGFGSLGPVNLPEGVRIIADRKVQDLANAVVGANEDGYHLTGVNPGRDFTAEYVDIREVREGEISPDGQGVLKFARGIEIGHIFKLGTRYSDSMNANVLDENGRAVPMIMGCYGIGVSRLLSAVMEQHARLFVNKTPKGEFRYAWGINFPKELAPFDVHLIPVNVKDEEALALTDQIEANLLSAGYEVLVDDRNERAGVKFSDSDLIGLPIRVTVGKKAAEGIVEVKIKATGDTIEVHADNLLETLSILTK